TTGGAAAGACTAACTATTAACGAGGAGAAGAGACAATGAAAATCGGAGTAAGAGCCCATGATTATGGAAAAATGAAAATTGAAGAACTCGCACAGACATTACATGAACGAGGATATAACTGTGCACAGTTGGCATTACCAAAAGCATTTGCAGAAATTGACAGCTATGACGATATTACAGTGGCACATCTTGATAAAATACGTACAGAGTTTGAAAAGCATGAGATTGAGATACCGGTGTTTGGATGTTATATGGATTTGGGAAATCCAGACGATATGGTCAGAGAAAAGGCAGTAGAGACATTTAAAAAGTGCCTGGCATACAACAAGGAGCTTGGAGCAACAGTTGTAGGAACAGAGACAGCATATCCACATCTGAGTAAAGAAGAGAAAAAAATATGGTATCCGTATATGATGGATAGTGTAAAAAGAATTGTGGATGAAGCTGCAAGATTAGATGTAAAAGCTGCAATAGAGCCGGTGTACTGGCATCCACTTGAAAATCTGGAGGCAATTTTAGATGTAATGAATCAGATTCAGGATGAAAAACATTTGCGAATGATTTTCGATGCATCTAATTTGCTGGAATTTCCAGATACTACAAATCAGTATGCATATTGGAGTGAATGGCTTAATGAGGCTGGAAAATATATTGAAGCAATGCACATTAAAGATTTCAAATTAGATGAAAACGGACAGTATTGCCCGACACTTCTTGGAGAAGGTGTGATCCAGTATCAGGCAATATCCGAATGGCTGCATAAGAACAGACCAGATATGTATCTGTTAAGAGAAGAGATGAATCCACAGACAGATAAAAAAGATATCGAATACCTTAAAAATCTATAAACAGAGTTGTTTAGGGTATAAAGTATCCGTTTACGGATTTATCGGTAATTCGGAAGGTGCAAAAATATGACCGGATTTACGATATTTTAAAGGAGTCATAGTTGTATAGGTTTTAAATATTTTTTCAAAATGTGTCATACTTCCAAAACCTATCCGGCCGGCAATTTCAGAGATGCTTAAGTCGGTCTCTGTAAGATACCACTGGGCTTTCTGAACACGATGAATATTTATATATTCATTGATAGAATAGCCAGTGACTTCTTTAAATAATCGGCAGACATAATATTTACTCAAATAGAACCGCTGAGCAATTTCTTCCAATGACAATTGCTGTTCACAATTCTGAGAAAGATAATCGGCAATTTCATAAACATGTTTGTATTTTCCATCAGTTGGAACCTGCGGCTCTTCACCATGGCTATTTCCCAAGTCACGGGTAAGGGAAAGTAAGTAGTTGATGACTGCAAGTTCTACGGCATGTTTGTATGCGTGTTGGCGCTTTGCACATTCCTGTTTAAAATAGTAATACAACTTCATAAAATTATCTTGTTGTGCCGGAGTCAGATGGAAGACTCCGGTATGTTTATGAAAAAATTTCACCAGCTGCAGGGATGGATAAGTATTATCAATCTCCTGCATTTTTTCACTTGTCACATATAAAATAATTCGATTATGACCGGAAGTATCGTTGGAAAAGGACTTGGTCATATGAATCAGATTACTGTCGACCAAGATTAAATCTCCTTTTTTGGCAGCGAAGCTTCGGTTATTAAAGAAAAAAAGTCGTTCGCCTTCTAAAATGTAAAAGATTTCATATTCATCGTGAAAATGTTTTACCCTCATATCAAATTTCCCATATCGAACCATGTGCTCAAGAGAAATTCCATCAATTGAACAATAAGATGTTAGCTTTTCCAAAAAAATGTACCTGCTTTCTAAAGAAAAAGAGTCTATAATAGTTTCAAAATTGTTAATATGCTGTATATAAACAGTGATAAAAAATTCTGTCTAGAATCATCTTACAACAAAAGAATGATAAATTCTAGACAAAAATGAGTGCAATATAAATTGAAAAAATGGATATAACAGCAATATTTGAGTAAAAATGCACCTATGTATGTGCTAAAATGCAAGCCATGAAAACGTGCACAAGATAAAAAAACCATTCATTCTTATGACCGGTTAAAAAGAATGAGGGCAAAGTTAGGAAGGCTTTAGAGAAAAGGAGAGTAACATGGGAAGCATAAAGAAAAAGATTGGGATCGCAGTATCCGCAGTCGGATTGTGTATAGTTGCAGCAACATTTGTGTCGGTTGTAAGTGCTAACAGCACAGATAAGGTTGAAATCAGACTGGCTCATAACCAGGCAGCAGGTTCAGAAATTGCAGATTCTATTGCAAAGTTTTCTGAGTTTGTAGCAGAAGATGATTCTATGAATCTGGATGTAAATATTTACGCAAGTGGTGTTCTTGGATCTGAAAAAGAAGAAATTGAGATGGTTCAGGCAGGAATCCTGGATATGGCGAAAGTAAGTTCAAATACATTGGGACAGTTTGAAGATCGTTATTCTATTTTTGCAGTACCATATTTGTTTGTGGATCAGGATCATTACTACACAGCAATGGAAAAAAGTCAGGCAGTAAAAGACTTATTCATGTCAACAGAAGATCAGGGCTACATTGCAATTGGATACTATGCAAACGGTGCAAGAAACTTTTATTTGAAAGAGGATGCGGTTTGTGATAACCCATCTGTGTTAAAAGGTAAAAAGATTCGTTCTATGCCAAGTTCAACATCTATGGAAATGATTCAGGCAATGGGTGGTTCTCCGGTGCCGATGGCAGGAAGTGAAACATATACAGCACTTCAGCAGGGAATTGTAGACGGAGCTGAGAATACAGAGCTGGCATTGACAGTAGATGCACATGAAGATTTGGTTTCATCTTATACATATACAGAGCATCAGTATTCACCGGATATTTACATTATCAGTACAAAGAAATGGAATAGCCTGACAAAAGAGCAGCAGGATTATCTGATTGAGTGTCTTGAGAAGACAAATGAAAACTTTAAGAAGCTGTACAATGGAATGATGGATGAGGCTATGAAAGAAGCAGAAGAACATGGTG
This Ruminococcus hominis DNA region includes the following protein-coding sequences:
- a CDS encoding sugar phosphate isomerase/epimerase family protein; this translates as MKIGVRAHDYGKMKIEELAQTLHERGYNCAQLALPKAFAEIDSYDDITVAHLDKIRTEFEKHEIEIPVFGCYMDLGNPDDMVREKAVETFKKCLAYNKELGATVVGTETAYPHLSKEEKKIWYPYMMDSVKRIVDEAARLDVKAAIEPVYWHPLENLEAILDVMNQIQDEKHLRMIFDASNLLEFPDTTNQYAYWSEWLNEAGKYIEAMHIKDFKLDENGQYCPTLLGEGVIQYQAISEWLHKNRPDMYLLREEMNPQTDKKDIEYLKNL
- a CDS encoding AraC family transcriptional regulator — encoded protein: MEKLTSYCSIDGISLEHMVRYGKFDMRVKHFHDEYEIFYILEGERLFFFNNRSFAAKKGDLILVDSNLIHMTKSFSNDTSGHNRIILYVTSEKMQEIDNTYPSLQLVKFFHKHTGVFHLTPAQQDNFMKLYYYFKQECAKRQHAYKHAVELAVINYLLSLTRDLGNSHGEEPQVPTDGKYKHVYEIADYLSQNCEQQLSLEEIAQRFYLSKYYVCRLFKEVTGYSINEYINIHRVQKAQWYLTETDLSISEIAGRIGFGSMTHFEKIFKTYTTMTPLKYRKSGHIFAPSELPINP
- the dctP gene encoding TRAP transporter substrate-binding protein DctP; this translates as MGSIKKKIGIAVSAVGLCIVAATFVSVVSANSTDKVEIRLAHNQAAGSEIADSIAKFSEFVAEDDSMNLDVNIYASGVLGSEKEEIEMVQAGILDMAKVSSNTLGQFEDRYSIFAVPYLFVDQDHYYTAMEKSQAVKDLFMSTEDQGYIAIGYYANGARNFYLKEDAVCDNPSVLKGKKIRSMPSSTSMEMIQAMGGSPVPMAGSETYTALQQGIVDGAENTELALTVDAHEDLVSSYTYTEHQYSPDIYIISTKKWNSLTKEQQDYLIECLEKTNENFKKLYNGMMDEAMKEAEEHGVHVYRDIDKSAFIEAVQPIHEEFCGKGKDYQALYDDIQSYAE